The DNA region GTTGGCTGACCTGGCTCTCGCACCCTTTGCTGCCCTGTCTCCCCTCTACCTTTTGGGGAATATCCTGTCCTCCTATGAGAGGTACTATCTCCTATGCTCATGCTGACTCCTCAACTTCTGAGCGTGCTTTCTTCCCATAAATGCTACACTGTTTTCTAAGCGTCGCCTTAAGCTTCAAGAAAACATcttcaccttctccttccttataaAAGATTCGAACATCCGCTGCTTCGAACTATCCTCTTGTTAATGCAGTATTCTGTACAAATGAAGCCTACCACAGAACCTAGCAAACTTGCTTCTCTGCTTAGACAGACTTCCCATCTGCTAGAGCTATCGGCTCAAAAAGAAGAAGCCTCACTCCAGCAAATTGCCACTCTGACGGAGCTACTGGCTCAAAAGGAAGGCATCCTTCAGGAGATGACCGTGAGCAGAGATCTTCAGGCTTCCCTTACTCATGAGATGGAGAGCCTCTGGCTGGCCGCCAAATCTAGGACTCGAGCCGAGATCGCTCTTAAGCATAAAGCTCAATCTGACTTTCAGAGTCAGCGACAATATATTGTTTACTTGAAGAGGAAGCATGAAGATGAGGTGACTCTCTTGAAAGAGGAAGGACGTATCAAAGATGAGACCATTGGGCAGTTGAAACGTACCATCGACCTGATTACAGAAGATCTAATTAAGGTCCGAGCTCATCTGACTAGAAAGGATCAAGCCTCTGGCTTTGGAAGCTATGTAAATCCTTAAGGACTGTGAGCTCTGACTAGAAAGGATCAAGCCTCTGACTTTGGAAGCTATGTAAACCCTTAAGGGTTGTATCTCTGATTTTAATAGAACAACCGTTGTTTTTGTATTCCCCTCCTGTTGTAGCTTCACACTTTGCTTTGGATATCATCATGTTTTTATGGAACACCTGTGTCTGTCTAATATTTCTACCaaaaataacagtaataaaaaagtagattgcaatataaattaaatggacaactacatttaacataaatgtagacatttgaccaatgtgattcttatttcaaaataaatgtttataaaaaactaacattttagtatacatcctaacactatgGATGTTGAAGACGTTGTTTTAAACTAAAGGACAACTTTTCAACCTGGGACGTCTGATGCAAGAGCATCTAGGGATATAATCATCTTATATCATCCAACGTGGCTACATTAACCTTCAAGTTGTTACGAAAAGAAAATGAGACTACCAACCTCCCTTCTGGATATTGAAGAAGGACGATCGAGACTACTTACAAGAAAAATAATTAGTTCGTAACCTTCTGATATAATTACATTCGATTCAAAATCTAGAGAAGATGGAATCGGCTTACTAAGTCATCAAAATTCTAGATCagatcttttaatttttcttttatttatttcaaatatttagaattacttttctttttaaaacttaattgagATCTGGTCTCTTTTGAAAAAGATTAATTTCATTTTCGTAAAgttagtttagatttttttttaatattagttattttaaatttttctttttctatttttttttgtgatattttcttattttttttaaagttatttaacTAAGATTTAGGGCtcctgtaaaaaaaattatattaatattaagtttaataaagtttatttttatttaaaccaGAGGCGGCTCCTTCCCCTGTGCCATAATACAATTTAACTTCGCCGGAGTTGCCATCAGCATTCCCCTCCGCCATAATGCAATTAAAGTAACTTCGCCGGAGTTGCCATCAGCACGAGCGGCTCCTTCTTGCTAACGACGAGCCCAAACACCTCGCTCATGTCCAGATCCTCCCTTCTCACTCCCGCAGGCAATGCCCAGTCGAAGCCGTGTAAGAGATTGGCCAGTGTAAGCCAGATAACCCACTCTGCCATCAAGATCCCGGGACAGATCCTCCGGCCGCTGCCGAACGGCACCAGCTCGAAGCACTGCCCCTGGTAGTCGACGGAGCTGCCCTCAAACCGCTCCGGTCGGAACTCGTCGGGTTTATCCCATAGGTTCGCATCTCGCCCGATGCTCCACGCGTTGATGTAGATTCTAGTGCCGGCGGGAACGTCGTAGCCAGCGACCTTGCAACTCTGCTGGCACTCGTGGGGCAGCATCAGGGGGGCGGCCGGGTGGAGTCGGAGGATCTCCTTGACGATGGCCTGCAGGTAGCTGAGCCTCGGGAGGTCCTCCTCGTCGACGTAGCTTTTTCCGGCTGCCACTCGGCGGACTTCCTCCTGGGCTCTAGCGAGCACTCGAGGAGTCCTCACTAGCTCCGCCATGGCCCATTGTAATGTCGTAACCGTTGTGTCCGTTCCGCCGAACATCAAGTCCTGATAAAGATGGGGATTGATTAATTGAGAGGAAATTAATCCTTTTAGATCAACACAAATCTCTAAATCAAAGTTTTATATAGGATTCCGTAATTCTCCAATATTTGGACGGTACGTGGTTTTTACCCAGAGAAAAGCTTTCACGGCGTCCCTCGTGAGGCCGCCTTCCTTGTTACTCTGTTCCTCTCTGAGTAAGCGCATCAGAACACTGGCATAGGTGCCGTCGTCACTACTGCCGGTGCCGGCGCGTTCCCGCTCTTTAATTTCCCTTTCGAACAAGTCGTCCCACTCCTTGAAGCTCCTCTCAAGCCTTCCATGCACTCCCGTGACGGCGTTGAGCCAGCGGCGCGCCCACGGGAAGTAGTCCCCAGCGACGAACCCCCCCAAGATCTCCGCCGTCAGACATAACACGCCCCCGATCTCGCTCATCAAGGATTCCCCCGCCGGCGCGAACCTCTTCCCAAACACGGCCCGGCATACAATGCAGCTCACCAAACTCATCAGACTCTTGCTGAGGTCGACCGTGTGGCCGGACGCGGCGGCAGCGGCCACGGTGTTCATCAGGGTCCGTACCTCCTCCTCCCTCGCGGCGGAGAGGCCTCGGACCGGGCGCGGGGAGAGGAAGTGGGTGACCAAGAGCCGGCGCGCTCTGACCCAGCGGGGGGAGTAGGGGGAGAGAGCGACTTCGAGGCTGCCGTAGGAGTAACGGCGCCAGGTCGCGATGTCGGGGCGGGAGCAGAGtgagaggtcgttggtcttgAGGACGTCGCGGGCGATGTCGGGGGAGGAGACGACGAGAGTGGTGACTCTCCCGAGCTGGAGGCGGAGGAGGGGGCCGTAGGCAAGTGAGAGTTGGTGAAGGGAGCGGTGGGGGAGGTCGCCGATCTGGTGGAGATTGCCGATGATGGGGAGGCCCGGCGGGCTGGGTGGGAGGCGGAGGCTGCTGGTTTCCTTGTTGACCttctggcggcggcggcggaggtagAAGAGCAGCAACAACGTGAAGGAGATGAGTAGGAGTGTCGTGAAGAAGGTGGAGGTTGCATGTGCATGGAATTGGAGGTTCCGCGGGGACTCCTCTTGGGCGGCCGAAGGAACAGCAGACATTGTCGataaccttcccagtttcttctccttcttcttccctctctCTTGTTCTTCCCTCTCTAGTTTGAATCTGATGCTAA from Zingiber officinale cultivar Zhangliang chromosome 4B, Zo_v1.1, whole genome shotgun sequence includes:
- the LOC121977977 gene encoding cytochrome P450 71A1-like produces the protein MSAVPSAAQEESPRNLQFHAHATSTFFTTLLLISFTLLLLFYLRRRRQKVNKETSSLRLPPSPPGLPIIGNLHQIGDLPHRSLHQLSLAYGPLLRLQLGRVTTLVVSSPDIARDVLKTNDLSLCSRPDIATWRRYSYGSLEVALSPYSPRWVRARRLLVTHFLSPRPVRGLSAAREEEVRTLMNTVAAAAASGHTVDLSKSLMSLVSCIVCRAVFGKRFAPAGESLMSEIGGVLCLTAEILGGFVAGDYFPWARRWLNAVTGVHGRLERSFKEWDDLFEREIKERERAGTGSSDDGTYASVLMRLLREEQSNKEGGLTRDAVKAFLWDLMFGGTDTTVTTLQWAMAELVRTPRVLARAQEEVRRVAAGKSYVDEEDLPRLSYLQAIVKEILRLHPAAPLMLPHECQQSCKVAGYDVPAGTRIYINAWSIGRDANLWDKPDEFRPERFEGSSVDYQGQCFELVPFGSGRRICPGILMAEWVIWLTLANLLHGFDWALPAGVRREDLDMSEVFGLVVSKKEPLVLMATPAKLL